One region of Micromonospora ureilytica genomic DNA includes:
- a CDS encoding zinc-binding dehydrogenase, whose translation MPIMRAAFASRFDDADPLAALTVGERPEPTPPADDWVTVELRATSLNHHDLWSLRGVGLTEAQLPMILGCDAVGLDPEGRPVVVYPVVVTPGDPRGVSILSEHFSGTLAERVAVPRSNLIPLPDGMAATDAACLPTAWLTAWRMLTTKGRVADADSVLVQGAGGGVATAAVALAVAMGKRVYATSRDAAKRDRISALGATAVEPGARLPERVDVVIETVGAATFDHSLKSAAPMARIVVSGATAGHEPSVNLRRVFAMQLEILGTSMGTPGELYELLAFCADNEVRPVVDSVIPFSRVEDAFARLHSGDAFGKVVIDHTA comes from the coding sequence GTGCCGATCATGCGTGCTGCCTTTGCCTCCCGTTTCGACGACGCCGACCCGCTCGCCGCGCTCACCGTCGGCGAGCGGCCCGAGCCCACCCCGCCGGCCGACGACTGGGTGACAGTGGAGTTGCGGGCCACCTCGCTCAACCACCACGACCTCTGGTCGCTGCGCGGTGTGGGTCTCACCGAGGCCCAGTTGCCGATGATCCTCGGCTGCGACGCCGTCGGACTGGACCCGGAGGGACGGCCGGTGGTCGTGTACCCGGTGGTCGTCACCCCGGGGGACCCGCGCGGGGTTTCCATCCTCTCCGAGCACTTCTCCGGGACGCTCGCCGAGCGGGTGGCCGTACCCCGGTCGAACTTGATCCCGCTGCCGGACGGCATGGCGGCGACCGACGCGGCGTGCCTGCCCACGGCCTGGCTGACCGCGTGGCGGATGTTGACCACCAAGGGCCGCGTCGCGGACGCCGACAGCGTGCTGGTCCAGGGCGCGGGCGGCGGCGTGGCCACCGCGGCCGTCGCGCTCGCCGTCGCGATGGGCAAGCGGGTGTACGCGACCAGCCGCGACGCCGCCAAGCGGGACCGGATCTCGGCCCTCGGCGCCACCGCCGTGGAGCCCGGTGCCCGGCTGCCGGAACGGGTCGACGTGGTGATCGAGACGGTCGGCGCGGCCACCTTCGACCACTCGCTGAAGTCGGCCGCGCCGATGGCCCGGATCGTGGTCTCCGGCGCGACCGCCGGGCACGAGCCGTCGGTCAACCTGCGCCGGGTCTTCGCGATGCAGCTGGAGATCCTGGGCACCTCGATGGGCACGCCCGGCGAGCTGTACGAGCTGCTGGCGTTCTGCGCCGACAACGAGGTGCGCCCGGTGGTGGACAGCGTCATCCCGTTCAGCCGGGTCGAGGACGCCTTCGCCCGACTGCACTCCGGCGACGCCTTCGGCAAGGTCGTCATCGACCACACCGCCTGA
- a CDS encoding alpha/beta hydrolase family protein yields MPRRVTPALLASAVLVAGLVGCSPDVRKTDSQQAPVEPPPVATPTPQVPAGKAPQRAFAVGVRQLKLNRDGRALPTTLWYPAGGQSGGAAKRSATAAEGRFPVVMFSHGLGGRPDDYATLLTRWAAAGFVVAAPTFPHTSRGADNNVLDVLNQPADVSYALDQVLALDGRAGDALRGRLDGERVAAAGHSAGGVTTIGLFTASRDKRLDAGVVFAGTALGVGTAFAGAAAPQLFVHGELDEVVEYAAGRAAYDKVPWPKAMLSLPKGDHGRALLGDGATLRVVSDTSVEFLRWSLYGDPDAKKRISTDATRGDIATFDDHL; encoded by the coding sequence ATGCCACGTCGCGTCACCCCCGCCCTGCTGGCCAGCGCCGTGCTCGTGGCCGGTCTGGTCGGCTGCTCGCCGGACGTCAGGAAGACCGACAGCCAGCAGGCGCCGGTCGAACCACCGCCCGTCGCCACGCCGACACCGCAGGTCCCCGCCGGCAAGGCCCCGCAGCGCGCCTTCGCGGTCGGCGTACGCCAGCTGAAGCTGAACCGGGACGGCCGCGCGCTGCCGACGACGCTCTGGTACCCGGCGGGCGGGCAGTCCGGCGGCGCGGCCAAGCGGTCGGCGACGGCGGCGGAGGGCCGGTTCCCGGTGGTGATGTTCAGTCACGGCCTCGGTGGGCGGCCGGACGACTACGCCACGTTGCTGACCCGCTGGGCGGCGGCGGGTTTCGTGGTGGCCGCGCCGACCTTCCCGCACACCTCCCGGGGCGCTGACAACAACGTCCTCGACGTGCTCAACCAGCCCGCCGACGTGTCGTACGCGTTGGATCAGGTGTTGGCGTTGGACGGCAGGGCCGGCGACGCGTTGCGCGGCCGGTTGGACGGCGAGCGGGTGGCCGCGGCCGGGCACTCGGCGGGCGGGGTGACCACCATCGGCCTGTTCACCGCTAGCCGAGATAAGCGACTGGACGCGGGTGTGGTGTTCGCGGGCACGGCGCTCGGCGTGGGCACCGCGTTCGCCGGTGCGGCCGCGCCGCAGTTGTTCGTGCACGGTGAGTTGGACGAGGTGGTCGAGTACGCCGCGGGCAGGGCCGCGTACGACAAGGTGCCCTGGCCGAAGGCCATGCTGAGCCTGCCCAAGGGCGACCACGGGCGGGCGCTGCTCGGCGACGGCGCGACGTTGCGGGTCGTCTCGGACACCTCTGTCGAGTTCCTGCGCTGGTCGCTGTACGGCGACCCGGACGCCAAGAAGCGCATCTCCACCGACGCGACGCGCGGCGACATCGCCACCTTCGACGACCACCTCTGA